A region from the Vigna radiata var. radiata cultivar VC1973A unplaced genomic scaffold, Vradiata_ver6 scaffold_310, whole genome shotgun sequence genome encodes:
- the LOC106780440 gene encoding G-type lectin S-receptor-like serine/threonine-protein kinase At4g27290 isoform X1, producing MDFYEVIVWCSLLLSSFIPNITALSSITPNKPLHNNETLVSASGTFEAGFFSIGSSQRYYFCICYKNISPRTIVWVANRNTPLDNSTGILKVSDWGNLAVLDGTGANVWSSNASTTVQKPTVELLDSGNLVVTDGGSNAPENIVWQSFDYPGDTLLPGMKLRSSFVTGAHSSLTSWRNTEDPAVGEFSLYIDPHGFPQRVTTKGGTWLYRAGSWNGYQFSGVPWKLLPHFFNYYFVLTKEEVYYEYELLERSVVTRFVINQAGSDQRFTWSERTKNWELFASGPREQCENYALCGVNSVCNVNSYPICECLDGFVPKFTEKWRSLDWSGGCVRRMSLSCDNEDGFVKYEGMRLPDTSSSWYDAKMSLDECERVCLQNCSCTAYTNLDVRGGGSGCLLWFGNIVDMGKHLSQGQEIYIRMAASDIENTWHKRHINKKLVVVLVALVAFIIVITLGSVLYIRRKLEKQGKTNIMDQMPDTIKHGKKDIDLPTLDLSTIDNATRNFSVNNILGEGGFGPVYKGVLANGQEIAVKRLSKNSGQGLDEFRNEVVLIANLQHRNLVKILGCCVQEEERILIYEFMPNRSLDLYIFDNTRKKLLDWSKRFQIISGIAKGLLYLHHDSRLRIIHRDIKASNILLDNNMNPKISDFGLARMLVGDHTKANTKRVVGTHGYMSPEYAVYGYFSVKSDVFSFGVIVLEIVSGRKNTKFLDPLNQLNLIGHAWRLWSEGRPLELVDESVGDSVIESEVLKIVHVGLLCVQERPEDRPNMSSVVLMLNGESPLPKPKQPAFYPHHEDFSSSTKCEFSSNDMSISLEAR from the exons atgGATTTCTATGAGGTGATAGTGTGGTGCTCTCTCTTACTTTCTTCCTTCATACCCAACATCACTGCACTGAGCAGTATCACTCCAAATAAGCCCTTGCATAATAATGAAACCCTGGTTTCAGCATCTGGAACCTTTGAAGCAGGATTCTTTAGCATTGGAAGTTCTCAGAGATATTACTTTTGCATATGTTACAAGAATATATCACCTAGAACAATTGTATGGGTGGCCAACAGAAACACCCCATTGGATAACTCCACTGGGATTTTGAAAGTCAGTGATTGGGGGAATCTTGCTGTACTTGATGGCACTGGTGCAAATGTTTGGTCATCCAATGCATCAACCACTGTTCAGAAGCCAACTGTGGAGCTCTTGGACTCAGGCAACCTTGTTGTGACAGATGGTGGTAGTAATGCCCCAGAAAATATTGTGTGGCAAAGCTTTGATTATCCTGGTGACACTTTACTTCCTGGAATGAAACTCAGAAGCAGTTTTGTGACAGGTGCACACAGTTCTCTGACATCATGGAGGAACACGGAAGATCCTGCTGTGGGGGAATTTTCATTGTATATTGATCCTCATGGTTTTCCTCAGAGAGTGACTACAAAGGGAGGGACTTGGTTGTACAGAGCAGGTTCGTGGAATGGTTATCAATTCTCAGGAGTTCCTTGGAAACTGTTGCCTCATTTCTTCAATTACTATTTTGTGTTAACCAAGGAGGAAGTGTATTATGAGTATGAACTCTTGGAACGTTCTGTTGTTACAAGGTTTGTGATCAACCAAGCAGGTAGCGATCAACGTTTCACATGGTCAGAGAGAACAAAGAATTGGGAGCTTTTTGCCTCTGGCCCCAGGGAACAGTGTGAAAACTATGCCTTGTGTGGTGTAAATTCTGTTTGCAATGTAAATAGCTACCCCATATGTGAATGCTTGGATGGTTTTGTCCCTAAGTTCACAGAGAAGTGGAGATCATTGGATTGGTCTGGTGGGTGTGTTCGGAGAATGAGTCTGAGTTGTGACAATGAAGATGGTTTTGTTAAGTACGAGGGAATGAGATTGCCAGACACATCTTCCTCCTGGTATGACGCAAAAATGAGTCTTGACGAATGTGAGAGGGTGTGCTTGCAAAACTGCTCTTGCACAGCATACACAAACTTAGATGTCAGAGGTGGTGGGAGTGGCTGCCTTCTTTGGTTTGGTAACATTGTGGATATGGGAAAACATCTCTCCCAAGGACAAGAGATTTACATACGAATGGCTGCTTCAGATATAG AGAACACTTGGCATAAAAGGCACATTAACAAGAAGCTTGTGGTGGTTTTGGTTGCACTTGTTGCGTTCATTATAGTCATAACATTAGGATCAGTTCTATACATACGGAGAAAACTTGAGAAACAAG GAAAGACAAATATCATGGACCAAATGCCTGACACTATAAAACATGGGAAGAAAGACATTGACTTACCAACCCTTGATTTATCAACCATTGATAATGCCACTCGTAATTTCTCTGTCAATAACATATTGGGAGAAGGTGGATTTGGACCAGTTTACAAG GGTGTTCTGGCAAATGGACAAGAAATAGCTGTTAAGAGACTTTCCAAAAATTCTGGACAAGGATTAGATGAATTCAGAAATGAAGTTGTGTTGATTGCCAATCTTCAGCACCGAAATCTTGTAAAGATTCTAGGGTGTTGTGTTCAAGAGGAGGAGAGAATCTTGATCTATGAATTCATGCCTAACAGGAGCTTGGATCTTTACATTTTTG ATAACACAAGAAAGAAATTATTGGATTGGAGCAAACGCTTCCAAATTATAAGTGGCATAGCTAAAGGTCTTCTCTATCTTCATCATGATTCTAGACTAAGGATCATTCACAGAGATATCAAAGCAAGCAATATTCTTCTTGATAATAATATGAATCCAAAGATATCAGACTTTGGACTAGCAAGAATGCTTGTTGGTGATCACACTAAAGCCAATACAAAAAGGGTTGTGGGAACTCA TGGTTACATGTCTCCTGAATATGCGGTGTATGGATATTTTTCTGTGAAATCAGATGTCTTCAGCTTTGGTGTTATTGTGCTAGAGATTGTTAGTGGGAGGAAGAACACAAAATTTCTTGATCCACTCAACCAACTTAACCTTATAGGGCAT GCTTGGAGATTGTGGAGTGAAGGGAGGCCTTTGGAGCTGGTTGATGAATCAGTAGGTGATTCAGTCATTGAAAGTGAAGTATTGAAAATTGTTCATGTGGGGCTCTTGTGCGTGCAAGAAAGACCAGAGGATAGGCCCAACATGTCAAGTGTGGTTCTGATGCTGAATGGTGAGAGCCCATTGCCCAAGCCCAAGCAGCCTGCATTTTATCCACACCATGAAGATTTTTCTTCATCCACCAAGTGTGAATTCAGCTCAAATGATATGTCCATCAGTTTAGAGGCAAGATAG
- the LOC106780440 gene encoding G-type lectin S-receptor-like serine/threonine-protein kinase At4g27290 isoform X2, whose translation MDFYEVIVWCSLLLSSFIPNITALSSITPNKPLHNNETLVSASGTFEAGFFSIGSSQRYYFCICYKNISPRTIVWVANRNTPLDNSTGILKVSDWGNLAVLDGTGANVWSSNASTTVQKPTVELLDSGNLVVTDGGSNAPENIVWQSFDYPGDTLLPGMKLRSSFVTGAHSSLTSWRNTEDPAVGEFSLYIDPHGFPQRVTTKGGTWLYRAGSWNGYQFSGVPWKLLPHFFNYYFVLTKEEVYYEYELLERSVVTRFVINQAGSDQRFTWSERTKNWELFASGPREQCENYALCGVNSVCNVNSYPICECLDGFVPKFTEKWRSLDWSGGCVRRMSLSCDNEDGFVKYEGMRLPDTSSSWYDAKMSLDECERVCLQNCSCTAYTNLDVRGGGSGCLLWFGNIVDMGKHLSQGQEIYIRMAASDIENTWHKRHINKKLVVVLVALVAFIIVITLGSVLYIRRKLEKQGKTNIMDQMPDTIKHGKKDIDLPTLDLSTIDNATRNFSVNNILGEGGFGPVYKGVLANGQEIAVKRLSKNSGQGLDEFRNEVVLIANLQHRNLVKILGCCVQEEERILIYEFMPNRSLDLYIFDNTRKKLLDWSKRFQIISGIAKGLLYLHHDSRLRIIHRDIKASNILLDNNMNPKISDFGLARMLVGDHTKANTKRVVGTHGYMSPEYAVYGYFSVKSDVFSFGVIVLEIVSGRKNTKFLDPLNQLNLIGHVVFNFCSGLEIVE comes from the exons atgGATTTCTATGAGGTGATAGTGTGGTGCTCTCTCTTACTTTCTTCCTTCATACCCAACATCACTGCACTGAGCAGTATCACTCCAAATAAGCCCTTGCATAATAATGAAACCCTGGTTTCAGCATCTGGAACCTTTGAAGCAGGATTCTTTAGCATTGGAAGTTCTCAGAGATATTACTTTTGCATATGTTACAAGAATATATCACCTAGAACAATTGTATGGGTGGCCAACAGAAACACCCCATTGGATAACTCCACTGGGATTTTGAAAGTCAGTGATTGGGGGAATCTTGCTGTACTTGATGGCACTGGTGCAAATGTTTGGTCATCCAATGCATCAACCACTGTTCAGAAGCCAACTGTGGAGCTCTTGGACTCAGGCAACCTTGTTGTGACAGATGGTGGTAGTAATGCCCCAGAAAATATTGTGTGGCAAAGCTTTGATTATCCTGGTGACACTTTACTTCCTGGAATGAAACTCAGAAGCAGTTTTGTGACAGGTGCACACAGTTCTCTGACATCATGGAGGAACACGGAAGATCCTGCTGTGGGGGAATTTTCATTGTATATTGATCCTCATGGTTTTCCTCAGAGAGTGACTACAAAGGGAGGGACTTGGTTGTACAGAGCAGGTTCGTGGAATGGTTATCAATTCTCAGGAGTTCCTTGGAAACTGTTGCCTCATTTCTTCAATTACTATTTTGTGTTAACCAAGGAGGAAGTGTATTATGAGTATGAACTCTTGGAACGTTCTGTTGTTACAAGGTTTGTGATCAACCAAGCAGGTAGCGATCAACGTTTCACATGGTCAGAGAGAACAAAGAATTGGGAGCTTTTTGCCTCTGGCCCCAGGGAACAGTGTGAAAACTATGCCTTGTGTGGTGTAAATTCTGTTTGCAATGTAAATAGCTACCCCATATGTGAATGCTTGGATGGTTTTGTCCCTAAGTTCACAGAGAAGTGGAGATCATTGGATTGGTCTGGTGGGTGTGTTCGGAGAATGAGTCTGAGTTGTGACAATGAAGATGGTTTTGTTAAGTACGAGGGAATGAGATTGCCAGACACATCTTCCTCCTGGTATGACGCAAAAATGAGTCTTGACGAATGTGAGAGGGTGTGCTTGCAAAACTGCTCTTGCACAGCATACACAAACTTAGATGTCAGAGGTGGTGGGAGTGGCTGCCTTCTTTGGTTTGGTAACATTGTGGATATGGGAAAACATCTCTCCCAAGGACAAGAGATTTACATACGAATGGCTGCTTCAGATATAG AGAACACTTGGCATAAAAGGCACATTAACAAGAAGCTTGTGGTGGTTTTGGTTGCACTTGTTGCGTTCATTATAGTCATAACATTAGGATCAGTTCTATACATACGGAGAAAACTTGAGAAACAAG GAAAGACAAATATCATGGACCAAATGCCTGACACTATAAAACATGGGAAGAAAGACATTGACTTACCAACCCTTGATTTATCAACCATTGATAATGCCACTCGTAATTTCTCTGTCAATAACATATTGGGAGAAGGTGGATTTGGACCAGTTTACAAG GGTGTTCTGGCAAATGGACAAGAAATAGCTGTTAAGAGACTTTCCAAAAATTCTGGACAAGGATTAGATGAATTCAGAAATGAAGTTGTGTTGATTGCCAATCTTCAGCACCGAAATCTTGTAAAGATTCTAGGGTGTTGTGTTCAAGAGGAGGAGAGAATCTTGATCTATGAATTCATGCCTAACAGGAGCTTGGATCTTTACATTTTTG ATAACACAAGAAAGAAATTATTGGATTGGAGCAAACGCTTCCAAATTATAAGTGGCATAGCTAAAGGTCTTCTCTATCTTCATCATGATTCTAGACTAAGGATCATTCACAGAGATATCAAAGCAAGCAATATTCTTCTTGATAATAATATGAATCCAAAGATATCAGACTTTGGACTAGCAAGAATGCTTGTTGGTGATCACACTAAAGCCAATACAAAAAGGGTTGTGGGAACTCA TGGTTACATGTCTCCTGAATATGCGGTGTATGGATATTTTTCTGTGAAATCAGATGTCTTCAGCTTTGGTGTTATTGTGCTAGAGATTGTTAGTGGGAGGAAGAACACAAAATTTCTTGATCCACTCAACCAACTTAACCTTATAGGGCAT gttgtttttaatttttgttcagGCTTGGAGATTGTGGAGTGA